The genomic segment ACACTGGCGGCTGTCGCAGCTGTGTTTGCTCTTTCTGCCGTTTCCCCTGCTGCGCTGGCAGCAAAAGGAGATCCTCACGTCCTGCTGACCACCTCCGCCGGCAATATTGAGCTGGAACTGAACAGTCAAAAAGCTCCTGTTTCTGTGAAAAACTTCCTCGACTACGTGAACAGTGGCTTCTATAACAACACCACTTTCCACCGCGTTATCCCGGGCTTTATGGTGCAGGGCGGCGGTTTTAACGAGCAGATGCAGCAGAAACAGCCTAACCCGCCTATCAAAAACGAAGCAGATAACGGCCTGCTGAACAAGCGCGGCACGATTTCCATGGCGCGTACCGCAGATAAAGACAGCGCCACCAGCCAGTTCTTCCTCAATGTGGCCGATAACGCCTTCCTTGACCACGGTCAGCGCGACTTTGGTTACGCCGTGTTCGGTAAAATTGTGAAAGGCATGGAC from the unidentified bacterial endosymbiont genome contains:
- the ppiA gene encoding peptidylprolyl isomerase A, coding for MLKSTLAAVAAVFALSAVSPAALAAKGDPHVLLTTSAGNIELELNSQKAPVSVKNFLDYVNSGFYNNTTFHRVIPGFMVQGGGFNEQMQQKQPNPPIKNEADNGLLNKRGTISMARTADKDSATSQFFLNVADNAFLDHGQRDFGYAVFGKIVKGMDVADKISQVPTHDVGPYQNVPSKPVVILSAKVLP